GCAGGCGGTTCTGCTCAAATCCCAATTCGAATCATTGACACGCTGAAGCGGCCCCTTGCTTTCGCAAGGAGCCGTTTTGGAGGTTATTTCTCTGCTTTGGGTGACTCCCTCGGAGTCTTCTCGGTGACGGTCGTTTTCACGTTTCGATCTTGAAGCATCGAGAGGAGCTGCAAGCCCATGAGGCCATTAAGCGAGCCCTCCGAGCCGTCCCCGCCGCCATTGATGATCAAGTCAGGGATGATCTTGATGTGGCCTTTGGCGATCTCTTCGGTGATCTTGAGTTTGGCGAAGTTTTCGCCGCCCATTGCGCTCACCTGGAGTTGGTAGGACTCAGCGGTTGATCGACCGATTGCCTCGATCTTCTCGGCTTCGGCAAGACCAGTCTTACTGATTTTTTCTGCCTCGGCCGAGGCGTTGACCTTGGTGTAGTCGGCTTGAGCGATACCGCGAGCGCGGGTCGCTTCGGCTTCGGCATTGGCCCTCATCTTGGTCGCCTCGGCTTCGGCGTTGACGGCGAGCTTCAGGGAAGCGGCGTCACCCTCGGCCTTTTTGACCGTCGCGTCGGCGGTTCGCTGGGCGATCTCGACGCTCTGGGAAGCCTTAACAATTTCGCGCTGCATATCCGCGATTGCGGTCTCTTTCTCCATACCCTGGCGCTTCTCTTGCGCCATTCGTTGGGTTTCGTAGGTCTTTTCCTCTTCCTGCGCGATTTTTCGGTCGGTCAGGGTCTTCATCAGGGCCTCGGGTGGAACGATGTCTCCGATAAGGGTATCAACCGCGTTGACGTTGTACTCTTCGAGAACGACCTGGATATGATCCTTTGCCGCTGCTTGTCGCTCCTTACGGGTCGAGAGGAAGCTGATCACGTCGCTATCCTGCGCCGAGTTTCGGAAGTAGTTTCCGATAGTAGGCTCCAGAACCTGGCTGACCAGGTTGTTCATCGATCCGAACCGCGCGATTACCTTGGGGGCCTCGGTGGCGGGGATGTGGATGATCTGCGAGACATCCAAGTTGAACGGGAAGCCGTCTTTCGAGCGAACCGTTATAGTCGAGAGGTTCTTGTCGAGGTTGTGTGACTCCGACCGAGCTGTCGCCCAGTTTAGGACTAGATTGGTGGTCGGGACAAGTTCGACCTTCATCGTGTATTTGTTGATCGGGTACTTACCTGGGCCGAGTGGCTCGAACCAGACGCCGCGGAAGCCCTTGTTGACGATGTTTCCGTGGCGGAAAGTCTCGCCGGTTACGTCGGTTCCATCTTCACCGATATAGCTGATCACAACTCCAACGTGTCCGATTGGGACGTCGGTCATCGGGATCTCTTCAATTTGAAAAGCCCAAGGATTGATGAAGTAGTTTCCGGCGAGGATGACCTGCGGTTGAAGACCACGGTTTCCGCCATTGGCCAGGAACGTATCCACGTCCTGGAAGTTGTTGTGGTTGTAGATCAGTTCACCAGCGATCTGTCCTTGCCGAATGGGCTCACCGTCAAGGCTCGTGACGATTCCGACCATGTTCTCGTTGATCATGGTTGTGTCGGCAATGCTGACGACGAAGGCGAGCTTGTTGATACGATAGGTACCGGAGGTTAGAATTCTGGTCTGGCGACCTTTCTGACCACCGTTTTCAAGGAACGCCTGCGCGTTTTGGAAGTTATCGCTTTCGACCTTTCGACCCAGAAGGTGACCGGTCGGCAATGGATGACCGTCGTTTGCGAGAACGATTCCGATCTTGCCTTCGGGAACGACTGTGAAGGGGTCCATGGTGACCGAGTATTGCCACGGCCACATTCCCCAGTACAGCCCAGGCGCCAGGGTGTCGGCCTGTATACCGGCTTCGCCTTTAGTGGCGAGGATGCGTCCATCGGGAAGCTCCTTGTTGGCGCCGATGAGGACAAACTTCTTGGTGACGAGCCCAATTCGATCTTCTGGAACGATCACCATTCCAAGGAAGAGCCGTAGGATAGGCTTGAAGAACACGATGCAGAGAAGGGGAATCAGTGCTGTAAACCACAGCGGGTTGATTCCGTTTGCGTCAAATTGTGCGATTTGCATAGTTAAGTGCAAGGGCCTTGCTGATCGGCACTGACCATTGTCATCCTTGCATCCACAATATCACTTACTGAGGACAAATGCCTAGGGTTGCAATTGCTGGTTTTCCCTTAACATTTCCCCTGGGCCGATGGCTCCAGGCAATTGAAAACTAGACGATTCCCGTGTAGAACCCAGCGAGGTCTGTGTCAGGAAAGTCCCAACGGTCTTGATTCAGAGCGATTCCTCGGAGGACACCTCGATGGTAGGTACCATGGTTGATCACGTGCGAAGCAATTTGCTTGACGGTAAGCGACAGGGCTTCGCCGGTCGTTCGTTGGTAATCGATCACTTCGTTGAGTTCACGCGACTCAAGGGCTTGCTTCCAACGCTGGTTGAGGTCTTGTAGAGTTTCGAGCGTTGGCTCGGGCAGTACGAACTCAGTGGGAGAAACCCCACAGACCCGCGTGATCCACATCCTCTGAGAGCCGAGGAGGTGGGCCATCTGTTCCAACTCTTCCGCGGAAGAATCTCGGCTCGCCAGATACTCAATCCAACGCGAGTTCGCCCAGAAGTCGTAACCAAAGAATTCGAGAAGATGCTCCTTCATTGAACCGAGTTTATCGGAAATCGTCAACCATTTAATGAAGTGGCTGGCAACCGAGATCAACAATTGCCTGATGCCCGCTCCTTCTGATGACTGGAGAGCCGTGGTCGGCTATGCAATCTGGATTCTCAGCTATGCGGTGCGAAGGCTTTTAGTCTCTCTGTATCCCTACCATAGCGGCGTCCTCAATGGTGACTGGCGGCTTCTAGATTTCGGGCTCACCCTCTTGTTGACCTTGGCTGCATCGCTTTGGTTTGCGAAAGTTGTCCCCGTACCCAAATCTCGTCCTGAGTTTGTTTGCACGTTATGGTTCCTCACCCGTCTTTTCTGGGAGATGACTCGTCCAACATTGAGTTAGGCTGGGTCGAGCACTTTCTGCAATACCGCGTCAGCAAACTGCTCTAGAGAAGTCGCGAGGAAGTCTGCGCCCTCTTCTAAGAACCGCTTCGGATCGCGGTTAACGATTCCTCCACCGACGCCAATCTTTGGCACTTCCGCTCCAGACCTCAACGAGACGAGTTCTCGGATCATTCGGAGCGTCCATTCCGCACCTTCGTCGTGGGAGCAAGATACCAAGACTAGGTCTGGGCGCGAATCGGATACTTCTCGAATAAAGCTTGGAATGGGAACATTTGCCCCAAGGAACCTAACGGACCAGTTCTGACTAGTGAGGTAGTCGGAGAGCATTCGCAACCCAATCGTGTGGTGATTCTGCGGGGCAGCACCGATGACGGCGACCTTTGCCCCCGGTGCCGGCGAACCAAGATAGTTCATGATCCGAGTCATCTGCCTTTCGGTGATCGAACTCGTCATGTGCTCCTGGGCTTCGTCGATGGCTCCCGACATATACCAAGCGCCAATGGTCGTCATCGACGCGCCTAGAAGTTGTGTATAGAGAGTAATGAGATCTCGGCTTGTTCTGAGAGCTTGATCGACGATTCGATTGCACTCGCGTTCGTCGCCTCGACACGCCGCTCGGGCAAATGGAACGACGAGATCCAAAATGCTTGCTCCATCGTTACCATCCGTTGTCGTTCGGATGATGGCATTGAGCGCGTCCTCAACTTCGGCCCGAGCGATCGAATAGTAAATGTGTCTTCCAATCCGATTTGCTGAAACAATCCCTTTCGCTCTCAAGCGTGCCAGGTGATTACTGACGTTCGGTTGGCGAAGACCGGTGGATTCGACGAGTTCGTTGACGCTCCTAGAGCCATCCATCAAGTTCATCAGGATCGCACGCCGGGATTGCTCGGAGATTTCGTCAAAAATGCTCATTCGGTTCCTTCTTAGAATATACATCAGCATTGACTGATGTATCTCGTTGTTCAGGCTTTTCACGAAATGAAATTCGTATAAATAGGAAACTGCCAACTTGAGGGAATACGCCACAATAGGATGCTTGCTTACAATGTTGTTACAGGCGACGTAGATCAACGAGGACTTATACCAGAGATGTTTTTGAACCTAGAATCCGAAGACTTTGCCTTTCTCGAAACCGTTAAAAAATTCGTTGCGGAGGAAGTTCTGCCCAACACCCGAGCTTGGGAAGAAGCAACTGCTTTCCCAGACGAAATTTGGACCAAGATGGGTGCCATCGGCCTCTTGGGGATGACGCTTCCGAGAGAGAAGGGCGGAACCGGATGTTCGACGATGGCTTATGTCGAGGCTTGTCGCGAACTTGCCAAAGGCGACCCCGCACTTTCGATGAACGTTGCCGCTGTTAACGCGCTCTGCGTTGCTCACTTCGACCACTTTTCAACTCCTGAGCAGTGCGAAAAGTATCTCCCTGGCATTCTAAAGGGTGAGATCAAATTGGCTTGGGGACTGACAGAACCGGATGCAGGTTCAGACGCTCGCCGAGTGCGAACCAAGGCTGAGCCAACCGATCAAGCAGGCATTTACAAGATCAACGGCCGGAAAATGTTCATCACCAATGGTGGCAAAGCAGACCTGATCGTTCTTATTGCAAGAACAAGCGACACTGAGCTTTCAGCGTTCTTGATGGAAACCAACCAGCCCGGATTCAAGCTGGAAAAGCGAATCCACACGGTTGGCGTTTCGGCATCCAACACGGTTCAATTCGCACTGAATGACGCGATCGGCTGGCACACACCATGTACGTTCGAGCAGGCAATTGGTTTGCTCTACAGAGGGCGACTTGGAATCGCAGGCATGGCTGTGGGAATCGCTGAGAAGGCGTATGAACTCATGCTCGAATACTCTAAAGGTCGCGAACAGTTTAACCGCCGGCTCTGTGACATGCAGTCCGTCCAGAACATGATTGCGGATTCCGCGATGGAAGTCGAGGCGGCTCGCCTGTTGCTCCACAAGGGAGCGACCAACATGGACAAGGGCCTTCCTGTCGTTCTGGAAAGTTCGTACGCGAAGCTGTACGCTTCGGAAGCTGCAAACCGAGTGACCAACCGGGCGATTCAGGTTCACGGCGGACGCGGAATGACCAGAGAGTTCTTGGTAGAAAAGCTTTGGCGCGATGCTAAATTGACGGAAATTGGTGAAGGTTGCTCAGAAATTCAACGGCTGGTCATCGCAAAGCAAGTCTTGAAGTAATAATGTAGCATGGCTATTACCGCTATCGCGCTTCTTTTGGCGTCCTCTGGGCGCCAAGACGGAATGATTGAACTCGGGCGCAAGTTCGTTGCCGGAGAAAAACTGGTCTACGTTACAAAGGCCGAGATCACCGACGAGCAAAGAAGCGGCGACCTGCAAACGTTTATTCCTCACGACGAGTCATATTCGTATCGCCACACGCTGGATGTTCAGAAAGTGAAAGCCGACGGGATTGCGGAACTCCTATACACCCGCCCGACCATGTTAGTCACTCTGGGCGATACCGCTGAAGCTGCCGCGAAGACGACGACGCAAAAGCTGGATTGGAAGCTTCAAATGGACGTAAGCCCCGTGAATGAGGTTCTTGAGATGAAGGACCTTACTCCGAAGAAGGCGGATGCTCCGAAGAAGAATGACGGTGTGCAGTGGTTGCGATCAAAAGGAATCCAGGGCTCGGAGGCGGACGGAACCGCGGTCGGACTTCTATTCTCCTTTGTCGGTGAGGTTCAGCGACTGGCCTTCTTCATTGGAGGATTCGATACGTCTCTTGATATATCTCCACGGATGCCCTTTGAAGAGATCAAAGTCGGCGACACGTGGCAACGAACGGTCTCTGCGACGCCGCAAAAACTGAAGGGCCAAGGGGACAAGATGGGTGTCCAAAGGTTGGACTACACCTACACCTATAAGGGGATCACTAAGAGCACCGAAGGGAAGGAGATTCACCGGATTGAGGCAGTTGTGAAACTTGATACCGACATGGCAGAGTTCGCCCGGCAGCTAACGAAGTCGTCAAAGTCGAGTACATCACTCAAGACCGTTCCCCTGAAGTTTGACGCTAAGGTGAAATACGATCTCGACCTCAAGACCATGCACCTCTTAAAGGCGGCTGCCGAAAGTTCCGGGAGCTTTGCCATTGAGGTGAAGGGCGTTTATCAGCCTTTGCTTGAAGATCGGTTCAGAGGGCGGACCTTGGTGAAGCTGGAGTCTTGGACGAAACCGGGTGACGCAAAGCCCAGCACGGCAAAGCCCGGAACGAAGTCGACGACCAAGCCTGGCAAGAAAGGCGGCGGCTAAACGCACTTGGTGATCGTCTAGAATCCTACAGGATTCATGCGTCAACAGATTCAATCACGGACCCAGGATGATCGCGCGCTCGAGTTTGTGCTGAGCGTTGGGGTTGTGGGTTTGATGTCTCTTTTGGGTTATCAGGTCAAGGGCGTCAGTGCATCAGTAGTTGCCGGTTTATTTGGTGTGGTCGTCTTTGCACAGGGTCGCTGGACCACGCGAAACTTTGTGATCCATGTCCCGCTGGCTGCGTTCGCAGTTGCAGTGTCGCCGGTGCTCCTTCCGGTGTTAGCGGTTGGACTGTTTTTGCTCATGCCGCTCGCATCGCGGCACGGCATTCGCCGAGTTCTGGCGCTTTTCGCTGGGGAGTTGGCTGGACTCGCGCTAGCGTACGCCCTGGCTAGTCAGCCTTGTTGGCTGATTGTGTTGCCCTATCTGATTGTACGGATGGCGGTGGCGATGCTCGTTTCTCGTTTCAGCGGATTGCCCCTGGATGTCGGGGCAATGAGCGGCCTGCCAGCGTGGTTGGCTGGCGGACTGGCCGGGATTGTGGCGGGTTGGGTGATGTCGGTTGCTCCTTCACCAGAACTTGCCTGTTTGCAGTTTGGGTTGATCGCAACCGTTTGGCTCGGGGTGATGCGGGCATATCTGGTGGCCGGAGAAGAGTTTTCGGCGGGTCTGGTCGGACTGGGAAATCTCCTCGGTTACGCTCACCCTTATACGGGCGGCCATTCGCGAAGGGTTGGCTACCTGGCCCGGGAAACGGGGCGACGGCTGGGTA
The DNA window shown above is from Armatimonadota bacterium and carries:
- a CDS encoding SPFH domain-containing protein, coding for MQIAQFDANGINPLWFTALIPLLCIVFFKPILRLFLGMVIVPEDRIGLVTKKFVLIGANKELPDGRILATKGEAGIQADTLAPGLYWGMWPWQYSVTMDPFTVVPEGKIGIVLANDGHPLPTGHLLGRKVESDNFQNAQAFLENGGQKGRQTRILTSGTYRINKLAFVVSIADTTMINENMVGIVTSLDGEPIRQGQIAGELIYNHNNFQDVDTFLANGGNRGLQPQVILAGNYFINPWAFQIEEIPMTDVPIGHVGVVISYIGEDGTDVTGETFRHGNIVNKGFRGVWFEPLGPGKYPINKYTMKVELVPTTNLVLNWATARSESHNLDKNLSTITVRSKDGFPFNLDVSQIIHIPATEAPKVIARFGSMNNLVSQVLEPTIGNYFRNSAQDSDVISFLSTRKERQAAAKDHIQVVLEEYNVNAVDTLIGDIVPPEALMKTLTDRKIAQEEEKTYETQRMAQEKRQGMEKETAIADMQREIVKASQSVEIAQRTADATVKKAEGDAASLKLAVNAEAEATKMRANAEAEATRARGIAQADYTKVNASAEAEKISKTGLAEAEKIEAIGRSTAESYQLQVSAMGGENFAKLKITEEIAKGHIKIIPDLIINGGGDGSEGSLNGLMGLQLLSMLQDRNVKTTVTEKTPRESPKAEK
- a CDS encoding DinB family protein, with translation MKEHLLEFFGYDFWANSRWIEYLASRDSSAEELEQMAHLLGSQRMWITRVCGVSPTEFVLPEPTLETLQDLNQRWKQALESRELNEVIDYQRTTGEALSLTVKQIASHVINHGTYHRGVLRGIALNQDRWDFPDTDLAGFYTGIV
- a CDS encoding metalloregulator ArsR/SmtB family transcription factor, encoding MSIFDEISEQSRRAILMNLMDGSRSVNELVESTGLRQPNVSNHLARLRAKGIVSANRIGRHIYYSIARAEVEDALNAIIRTTTDGNDGASILDLVVPFARAACRGDERECNRIVDQALRTSRDLITLYTQLLGASMTTIGAWYMSGAIDEAQEHMTSSITERQMTRIMNYLGSPAPGAKVAVIGAAPQNHHTIGLRMLSDYLTSQNWSVRFLGANVPIPSFIREVSDSRPDLVLVSCSHDEGAEWTLRMIRELVSLRSGAEVPKIGVGGGIVNRDPKRFLEEGADFLATSLEQFADAVLQKVLDPA
- a CDS encoding acyl-CoA dehydrogenase family protein, which codes for MLAYNVVTGDVDQRGLIPEMFLNLESEDFAFLETVKKFVAEEVLPNTRAWEEATAFPDEIWTKMGAIGLLGMTLPREKGGTGCSTMAYVEACRELAKGDPALSMNVAAVNALCVAHFDHFSTPEQCEKYLPGILKGEIKLAWGLTEPDAGSDARRVRTKAEPTDQAGIYKINGRKMFITNGGKADLIVLIARTSDTELSAFLMETNQPGFKLEKRIHTVGVSASNTVQFALNDAIGWHTPCTFEQAIGLLYRGRLGIAGMAVGIAEKAYELMLEYSKGREQFNRRLCDMQSVQNMIADSAMEVEAARLLLHKGATNMDKGLPVVLESSYAKLYASEAANRVTNRAIQVHGGRGMTREFLVEKLWRDAKLTEIGEGCSEIQRLVIAKQVLK
- a CDS encoding HD-GYP domain-containing protein, whose amino-acid sequence is MRQQIQSRTQDDRALEFVLSVGVVGLMSLLGYQVKGVSASVVAGLFGVVVFAQGRWTTRNFVIHVPLAAFAVAVSPVLLPVLAVGLFLLMPLASRHGIRRVLALFAGELAGLALAYALASQPCWLIVLPYLIVRMAVAMLVSRFSGLPLDVGAMSGLPAWLAGGLAGIVAGWVMSVAPSPELACLQFGLIATVWLGVMRAYLVAGEEFSAGLVGLGNLLGYAHPYTGGHSRRVGYLARETGRRLGIPEWRLDEVVHAALLHDIGKLAVDERILEKPSKLTDEEFAVIKTHPGIGEAIVAEVLAHKPLAKWIRHHHERMDGRGYPDQLPKSAIPIESRLIAVLDAYDAMTGTSADGHRRLYRDPVTSEKALDELRRCSGTQFDPRVVKAFEAVLKHGKGGVL